In one Lolium rigidum isolate FL_2022 chromosome 3, APGP_CSIRO_Lrig_0.1, whole genome shotgun sequence genomic region, the following are encoded:
- the LOC124700479 gene encoding GEM-like protein 1 — translation MASSFAPAPAPAGYPPHGNQAPPGYPPHGNQAPLPQHTAVAVTAASNGAGNPYVLVTPASAAPSTCHSIRKALGRYGKLLEDGTRRAADTTGNIWHHLRTAPNMADAAVARLAQGTKVYAEGGHDRVFHQVFGAVPGEQLRKAYACYLSTSSGPVIGTLYLSTARLAFCSDSPLPYHGPAAQPAEPMYYKVVLPLSQVRTVSPSASAWKPAERYIQIATMDNHEFWFMGFVSYDKALRNLSEALHHRA, via the exons ATGGCATCCTCGTTTGCCCCAGCCCCGGCGCCGGCGGGGTACCCGCCGCACGGCAACCAGGCGCCGCCGGGGTATCCGCCGCACGGCAACCAGGCGCCGCTTCCGCAGCACACGGCCGTCGCCGTCACGGcggcgagcaacggcgccggcaaCCCCTACGTGCTCGTCACCCCGGCCAGCGCGGCGCCGTCCACCTGCCACT CCATCCGGAAGGCGCTGGGGCGGTACGGCAAGCTGCTGGAGGACGGCACCCGCCGGGCCGCCGACACCACCGGCAACATCTGGCACCACC TCCGGACGGCCCCGAACATGGCGGACGCGGCGGTGGCGCGGCTGGCGCAGGGGACCAAGGTGTACGCGGAGGGCGGCCACGACAGGGTGTTCCACCAGGTGTTCGGCGCCGTGCCCGGGGAGCAGCTCCGCAAGGCCTACGCATGCTAcctctccacctcctccggccccGTCATCGGCACGCTCTACCTCTCCACCGCGCGCCTCGCCTTCTGCAGCGACTCCCCGCTCCCCTACCACGGCCCCGCCGCCCAGCCCGCCGAGCCCATGTACTACAAG GTGGTGCTTCCCCTGAGTCAGGTGAGGACCGTGAGCCCGTCGGCCAGCGCGTGGAAGCCGGCCGAGAGGTACATCCAGATCGCCACCATGGACAACCACGAGTTCTGGTTCATGGGCTTCGTCTCCTACGACAAGGCGCTGAGGAACCTCTCCGAGGCCCTGCACCACCGTGCGTGA